A region of the Desulfovibrio litoralis DSM 11393 genome:
TGGTTGAGTCATATCAATCTCCTATTAATAGCCTTTGAACGGGTTCGGACCCTTTTCAATGACTTTGGCCATAAAGCTGTTGATCATATCAGGGAGCTGGTTATACTCATCTATCGCCACTTCAAATTGTTCTACTCGGTCGGCTTCTATGCCTAAACGCTCTAAGCTTTCGGCGATATTTTCTTTACGTTTGCTACAGATTTCAGAGCCTTTTACAAAGTGGCATTGATAGTCGTCTCCGAACTTACAACCAAGCAACATAACGCCGTCAATTCCTTTACTCATGGCGTCAGCAACCCAGATAGCGTTGACTGAACCAAGACAGCGAACAGGAATGATACGCACATAAGGACTCCAGCCATAACCGCGTAAAGCAGCCATATCAAGAGCAGGGTAGGCGTCGTTTTCACAAGCAAGAATTAATACTCTTGGTCCGTCTTTTGCCATGTTTTCAGGAACTCTGATTTCACGAATCATAGAACCGATTTGATCTATGTTGTAGTTTTCAAAAGAAATTACTCGTTCAGGGCAAGCACCCATACAAGTTCCGCAACGTCTGCAACGACTTGGATTGAATTTTGGTGTACCTTTTTCGTCATCATCAAGAGCCCCAAAAGGACATTCTTGAGTACAGCGTTTACACTGAGTACAGCGTACCATGTTGAAAATAGGGTAAGACAAGTCTCCTGAGCGAGGGTGAACCGCTACGCCTCGGTTACTTGATTCTATACACTGAATTGCTTTTAAAGAAGCACCGGCGGCGTCTTCTTCTGCGGCATCAAGAGTCATTGGTTGACGAACGCAACCTGCGGCATAAACGCCGGTACGTCTTGTTTCATAAGGGAAGCAGATATAGTTTGAGTCTGCAAAACCGTTAAACAAGTCAAGATCCGGGAAGGCAGGTCCTTGGCGATAGTCAAAATTCATAATTGCTGATTTAGCCGTAGTTGGAACGATACCTGTTGGTAAAACGATTAAATCAACGGCAAGGCTGATATGTGTTCCGATTAAGGTATCTTTTGCTTCTATGAGCAACTCTGAGTTGTCTTCATTTATGCTGACTATTTCTGCTTTAGTCATCATAATTCCGGGTTTGTTTTGTGCATTTTTATAAAAACGCTCATGTACACCTTGCACAACTATGCTGTCATATATAATATATGCTTGAGCATCGTTTGCACTGTCTGCAACATATCCGGCTTGTTTTAACGCAACCAAGCTTGAAACTCCGCGAGAATAAGCTAAGTGGCGTTTGCTTTCAAGGTCGACAAATTGATTGGCTTCTTCCCCGTCTTTACTTGATTCAGGATTTGTGCCTTGCTCATTATTTCCTTCACAATTACCAGAGGCACAGTCTTGGATCAGGTCGGTATTTAACAAGAAAGCAACGCGTTTGGCGTTTAACTTTCCGTCTTTTACCATTACTTCAAATTCTGAAGCTGTAACGACATTTGCGAATTTTCCGTAGCCCATTGGAGCAAGGGTTTCAGGATTTTGCGGAACCCAACCGGTAGCAAGAACAACAGAACCGATTTTTTCTTCTACCGTGCCATTTTCTGTTTTGATTGTAGCAAGGTATTCACCCGGTTCACCGCTTAATTTTTCTAAAGAAGCATTAGTTAATATTTGTACGTTTGATAAGCTACGCACGTTATTTACTTTTGCATTGAGGTCTATTTCGCTGACTTCAGCATAGGGTGGAGTAATTGGTATTGTTTTAACAAAGTTTCTTACTTTTCCACCAAGTTCCAAGTCTTTTTCGACAAGGATTACTTCATAGCCTGATTTAACCAAGTTTTCTACAGCACTAAGACCGGTCCAACCACCGCCTAAAACCATTACCTTGTGAATTGCTTCAATAGGAATTCCGCTTGGTTTATTGGTTTTTTGCAACTTTTGAACGCCCATGTTGATATAGTCTTCCAACATTTCGATCATAAGTTGGGGGGCTGAATCAGGTTGAGGCTCTGAACCATCGGGGTTTTGATAACACAAAACACCTTGTTCTCTAAGGTTTACTCTTTCTACAAGAATATTCCCATAGTTATGAATGTCCCAGTCAACACGCGGAGAAGAACCGCAAATTAACAAGCCGTCTAATTCATTTTCTTCAATATCACTTAAGATTTCTTTGTGAGCTTCCTCGTTTGCAAGGCTTGGCAATGCTTTAATAACAGGAGCAATGCTATTCCATTTTTTTGTTGTGATACTGACTAAGTTGTCAACGTCAACTCCGCCTGTGATGCAAGATTGGTCAAAATAAACTCCGAGTTTCGTCGCCATAGTTACCTCCCTCTCACAACTTGAATGGCTTTCATCGCTGCACTTGTGCCTGATTGTGCAGAACGCATTACGTCAAGAGGCTTAGAAGCACAGCCGGCGGCAAAAATACCTTTTGATTCGGCATCTAAGATAAAGCCGTCTTCATCAAGGTCTATATTAAATGGCAGTTTTTGACCAGCCAAGCTTGGTTGCATACCGGTTGCAAGGACGACCAAATCATGGCGTTTTTCCCATTTTTCGGCTTTTATTGCGTCTTCAACTTCAATAATAATATCTTTATTGGCACAATCTTCTTTTATTCCGGCGACTTTGCCTTTAATTAAAGTGATTTTTGGATCAGCCTTAATTCTTTTCAACATATTGTCGTAACGTCCGGGGGCACGTAAATCTATATAATAAATAGTAATTTCGGCTTTAGGATATTGTTCTCTGATGTATAAGGCTTGTTTTAAAGAAGCCATACAACAGATATAAGAACAATAATTTAAGTGGTTTTGATCACGCGAACCGGCACATTGTACAAACGCCACATTGCGTGGTGCTTCTGAGTCTGAGGGGCGTTGGATTTTCCCTAAAGTTGGTCCACAGGGAGAGGCTAAACGCTCAAGTTGCATATTGCTGATGCAATTTGTTAATTGACCGGCACCAAGATTGCTTAATCTTGTGGCATCGTATGGTTTCCAACCTGTAGCAAATACTATACTGCCTATATTAAGTTCTATTTCTTTTTCTGTGTCGTTAAGATTAATATCGCTACAAGAGGCAAGCTTAATTTGGTCAGATTTTGTAATAGCACTTTTATCTAAAACATAACGGTTTGGAAAAGCAAAAGGCGTATTTAAGTATAAAGCCTTACGGTTGGTAAGTTTAAACTCAAATTCGCTGATTTTTTCGCCGTTAAGAGATTCAGAAAGTTCTTTAAGGTTAGCACTATGGGCTGAGGTATATCTTGGAGCTATTTTTATTTTAGCAAGATAATTACCTTTTTCGCCTTTTAATTCTATTAATTCAGCCTGAGTAAAAAATTTAACCTTAGGATTTTTCTTGATACGTTGAAATTGAATCTCTAAACCGCAAGAAGGCGGACAAAGTTTAGGAAAATATTTATTCAATTGAGAAACACGACCGCCTAAAAACGGCTCTTTCTCAATAATATATACTTCGTAACCAAGTTCCGCAGCTTCCAGGGCGGCTGTTAATCCGCTGAACCCGCCCCCAACAACGAGAATGG
Encoded here:
- a CDS encoding hydrogenase iron-sulfur subunit; this encodes MATKLGVYFDQSCITGGVDVDNLVSITTKKWNSIAPVIKALPSLANEEAHKEILSDIEENELDGLLICGSSPRVDWDIHNYGNILVERVNLREQGVLCYQNPDGSEPQPDSAPQLMIEMLEDYINMGVQKLQKTNKPSGIPIEAIHKVMVLGGGWTGLSAVENLVKSGYEVILVEKDLELGGKVRNFVKTIPITPPYAEVSEIDLNAKVNNVRSLSNVQILTNASLEKLSGEPGEYLATIKTENGTVEEKIGSVVLATGWVPQNPETLAPMGYGKFANVVTASEFEVMVKDGKLNAKRVAFLLNTDLIQDCASGNCEGNNEQGTNPESSKDGEEANQFVDLESKRHLAYSRGVSSLVALKQAGYVADSANDAQAYIIYDSIVVQGVHERFYKNAQNKPGIMMTKAEIVSINEDNSELLIEAKDTLIGTHISLAVDLIVLPTGIVPTTAKSAIMNFDYRQGPAFPDLDLFNGFADSNYICFPYETRRTGVYAAGCVRQPMTLDAAEEDAAGASLKAIQCIESSNRGVAVHPRSGDLSYPIFNMVRCTQCKRCTQECPFGALDDDEKGTPKFNPSRCRRCGTCMGACPERVISFENYNIDQIGSMIREIRVPENMAKDGPRVLILACENDAYPALDMAALRGYGWSPYVRIIPVRCLGSVNAIWVADAMSKGIDGVMLLGCKFGDDYQCHFVKGSEICSKRKENIAESLERLGIEADRVEQFEVAIDEYNQLPDMINSFMAKVIEKGPNPFKGY
- a CDS encoding CoB--CoM heterodisulfide reductase iron-sulfur subunit A family protein, translating into MSSAILVVGGGFSGLTAALEAAELGYEVYIIEKEPFLGGRVSQLNKYFPKLCPPSCGLEIQFQRIKKNPKVKFFTQAELIELKGEKGNYLAKIKIAPRYTSAHSANLKELSESLNGEKISEFEFKLTNRKALYLNTPFAFPNRYVLDKSAITKSDQIKLASCSDINLNDTEKEIELNIGSIVFATGWKPYDATRLSNLGAGQLTNCISNMQLERLASPCGPTLGKIQRPSDSEAPRNVAFVQCAGSRDQNHLNYCSYICCMASLKQALYIREQYPKAEITIYYIDLRAPGRYDNMLKRIKADPKITLIKGKVAGIKEDCANKDIIIEVEDAIKAEKWEKRHDLVVLATGMQPSLAGQKLPFNIDLDEDGFILDAESKGIFAAGCASKPLDVMRSAQSGTSAAMKAIQVVRGR